Sequence from the Zeugodacus cucurbitae isolate PBARC_wt_2022May chromosome 5, idZeuCucr1.2, whole genome shotgun sequence genome:
CTAAACTGTTTGAATGATTTCAagcttttcaattcaattcaattggaAATCTGTATGGAAACGATTCCCCCTATTTTTGTCGTAGAACTTTCTTCTGCATCAATACTCACGGTCTAGATAAAGTGGTCTTCTAAACTGTTTGAATGATTTCAagcttttcaattcaattcaattggaAATCTGTATGGAAACGATTCCCTCTATTTTTGTCGTAGAGCTTTCTTCTGcaccaaatatgtatataaaaagtcTTTCCAGGGATATCCGaattttttcgcgtagaactcctttcctctttaaaaaaataaccctggtcgagcgaATACCGGgggtgtccaaagttttttttttcgtgtagAACTCTTTTCTGTACTGGCGGCctttggccgcgcttcaaaaaaattaccctggtcAAGCTAAAACCGGGGTGTCCGAAGTTTTTTAGCGTATAACTCCTTTCTGATCTATCATATTAAGATTGTGCAACTTTGACAGTTCTAAAAATTATCTCTACAATGTTGCCTTGTTGGGAGATCACTCTACATAAAACCCCGTCTAATGAGCGTAGTCCTAGCGAGGTTGTTTCGAGGTTTGAATAATAGGATGATTGAATAATATGATATCTTATTTttggtttcaatttttttttcaaaaatttaatacattgttctcattcaaaaacaaataaagctgcGCATAATATTAAACGAGTTACgcaatattattgttttatgattattattatctataatatataatattcatttatatttgcaGGTCACCGAGGAGCAGATGTGGGCCACAGCAAAATTAATGCGAGATGTGTGCTTGCCGAGATTCCCCAAAATTAGCATTGGTAAATATTATTCTTTGAATTTAGTATACATACCTTGTTCATCGATAAATGGGAAGCGGAAAAGGAACATTTCTGCAAAAGCTACATCTTTTCTAAGAGCTTCATGTTCATAAGTTTAATGATATATATGATTATGGATCCTGGCTGATGCTAGTtgtcaaagctgtttggaggaaggcgaggtggaatcatcaaCCAGTTTTTGCCGGACTGAGGTTGGAAAACCTTGTAACAGGTCTAAGTGAGACCCTCTTGCATATGCAGAGATCTGcatactaacctaacctatactaTATATCTATCTTCGATACCGCTAGTCTTCCTTTACTATagcaaatatatgatatatactacattttctatttataaCATATTGTCTATATTTTCAGAACTTGCCAATCAATTGCGCGACGGCAACATACCAGACGATAACAAAGACGTGAAATGCTATATTAATTGTGTTTTGGAAATGATGCAAACGGTGAATTTATgaaactttaattaaaattaatttaatcacataatttttaatttttttttccacctacatacatagatgAAAAAGGGTAAGTTCCTGTATGATGCGTCGCTAAAGCAAGTGGATTTAGTTTTACCCGACAGCTACAAGGACGATTATCGCGGAGGTCTGCTGAAATGCAAGGACGCTGCTGTTGGCATAAAAAAAGACAATTGTGAAGCGGCTTATACAATACTGAAATGTTTGCGTGGTGAAATTAAAAAGTTCATCTTTCCTTAAAATGTGTCGAAATTGTATgccttatttattataaatctcTAACAAGTACAATAAAGATTGTGGTACAATAAAGATTCATGTCTTGATGAGTTTCCGATACAAAGTACGCTGGGAATGAAACTAAAGCTTAGAACAACTACATACGCAATTAAAATAGTGTTTCTTTGGCAGTGATAATTGAAGAACTCGCCCATTTTCTACAGTTTCGAACTAGTAGGAAAATTTCAGTCATTTCCAAATGTCAAATTTCCAGTCATTTGGACTTTCTTAAATGCGGTTTatattatgtcaaatttaatgacagtcTTAGTCAAATCCATGACAATCAAATAGGCAATGTAATAAACTGGTTTATTTGAttaataaagaatataataaggtgagattatttttttgaatttgaaagaCCAACAAAATACTCAGTTTAACTGTATTTCTCTGAGTTAAAAAGTatcaaattttaaaactattttcaagCAAGTAATCAGAACTTCAGCTCTATATCTacaacatttaattgaaatttataaaactgTTGGAAATGAAAAAGTATGCATTCttataattacttaattaactCTGCCAATTTTCACTTTGTTGTGGTGAATTTTCCTAAAGAGTCTGTCATGAGTTTGTGCCTATTGAGGCATCAAGCGACACCATTATTGGCAAGCGATGACAACTAGTTGAAAAACCAAAATCGGTaactgtttgtatttatttttcgctACAGCCTCACAAATAGCGTGTGTCTCAGTAATTATTGACAGAGTATCAATGAAAAACACCACAAATTGCTATTTAATAGTAATTAGTGGGTGGCACAAATTattagtaataatataatatttaatttgatattgGCGTGCTGTCAGGCGTTTGCAGTCAATACATTTCTGATTTTAAACAAATGGCTGggttggattttttttaattcgctgGATgactaaattatatacatatgtttgtatgtgaaaaGCATATAAGATTTCGATATAATTTTACTGTCAATGAAGTTGTTTTGATAATatagtacatgtatgtatgtacatgcaataTAATGTATCGATAAATATATACCAGAGCTGTTTTTCCAACAGGAAATACGAATAAGGAATGAAGTTCTTTGTTacctaaaaattatattattaaaacaagtaaggaaaggctaagttcgggtgcaaccgaacattttatactctcgcaatttattgctatatttttatatcaagataacacataatttgacccatatattcggtataaagtccaatagaaaaacgaaaataatgatatgtatatggtatataggctgaggtaattcctgagacgattaaactcattttcattaccaacatacattatatctaagattctatgctcatttaatttggccaagaaaattcatatattagccgatttataagctattaagcctatcgtatttttgaaaatcctataattagctatataagAGCTATTGGACGTtatgattttaaccatttctgatacagagacacactattagaagaacaagatttcctctgaattaaattaagatatctgagagatttaccgatattttcggtgaaaaattaccataaggcactgagttcttcaaattcgttatccggggccttaaaaagttattgtccgatttcgacaattttttcacaagtaatgccacagatcatatacagtatttgtgtaaagttttaattcgctatcttcattggttccttatgtatatattataaagtgaaggaataagatggagttcaaaattgagttacatgggaagttgtcgtggttatgaaccgatttcatccattttccacacgtgtcatcagggtgtcaaggaaatattatataccgaatttcattggaatcggtcgagtagttcctgagatatggtttgtgacccataagtgggcgatgccacgtccatttcccattttgtaaaaatatctgagtgcagcatcctcctgcaatttcttctgacgttttttgttagtgagataacccaattttagtaattttcaacctaacctttgtatgggaggtgggcgtcgttattatcagatttcaactgatttcatggtgtgtggtggggtacgtaagagaaccaactgcagaaa
This genomic interval carries:
- the Obp19a_1 gene encoding general odorant-binding protein 19a codes for the protein MHFCKVFLTTSVLAFLFATPISAGVTEEQMWATAKLMRDVCLPRFPKISIELANQLRDGNIPDDNKDVKCYINCVLEMMQTMKKGKFLYDASLKQVDLVLPDSYKDDYRGGLLKCKDAAVGIKKDNCEAAYTILKCLRGEIKKFIFP